A DNA window from Penaeus vannamei isolate JL-2024 chromosome 5, ASM4276789v1, whole genome shotgun sequence contains the following coding sequences:
- the LOC138861766 gene encoding uncharacterized protein, with protein sequence MSSAPPYPQPPLYSHSPYVPSLLRTPNPPVAPSLPYPQHTVPPASSVPSSPLYFHPLLCPQPSLYPHPFRTPSPPVPPAPLYPQALLYPQPPVPPGPPVPPASLYPQPPCTPGPPVPPAPLYPQPPCTPGLPVPPAPLYPQPPLPPAPLYPQALLYPRPPCTPSPLVPPAPCTPGPPVPPAPLYPRPPCTPSPPVSPGPPVPPASLYLQPPCTPSLQYPRPPCTPRPSCTPGPPVPPASSVPPAPLYPQPPCTPGPPVPPPPLVPPAPRRPGHERCPSPARGS encoded by the coding sequence ATGTCCTCAGCCCCCCCGTACCCCCAGCCTCCTCTATACTCCCATTCCCCCTATGTCCCCAGCCTCCTCCGTACCCCTAACCCCCCTGTAGCCCCATCCCTTCCGTACCCCCAGCACACTGTACCTCCAGCGTCCTCTGTACCCTCATCCCCCCTGtacttccaccccctcctatgTCCCCAGCCTTCTCTGTACCCCCATCCCTTCCGTACCCCCAGTCCCCCTGTACCCCCAGCCCCCCTGTACCCCCAGGCCCTCCTGTACCCCCAGCCCCCTGTACCCCCAGGCCCTCCTGTACCCCCGGCCTCCCTGTACCCCCAGCCCCCCTGTACCCCCGGCCCCCCTGTACCCCCGGCCCCCCTGTACCCCCAGCCCCCCTGTACCCCCGGCCTCCCTGTACCCCCAGCCCCCCTGTACCCCCAGCCCCCGTTACCCCCGGCCCCCCTGTACCCCCAGGCCCTCCTGTACCCCCGGCCTCCCTGTACCCCCAGCCCCCTTGTACCCCCAGCCCCCTGTACCCCCGGCCCCCCTGTACCCCCGGCCCCCCTGTACCCCCGGCCCCCCTGTACCCCCAGCCCCCCTGTATCCCCAGGCCCTCCTGTACCCCCGGCCTCCCTGTACCTCCAGCCCCCCTGTACACCCAGCCTCCAGTACCCCCGGCCCCCCTGTACCCCCAGGCCCTCCTGTACCCCCGGCCCCCCTGTACCCCCAGCCTCCTCTGTACCCCCAGCCCCCCTGTACCCCCAGCCCCCCTGTACCCCCGGCCCCCctgtacccccgcccccccttgtaCCCCCGGCCCCGAGGCGCCCTGGACATGAGCGATGCCCATCACCGGCGCGCGGCAGTTGA
- the LOC138861765 gene encoding uncharacterized protein, whose protein sequence is MSPASSVPLTPLYPHPFRTPSFLCAPIPPHLRTPSPPVPPAPLYPRPPCTPSPLYPQSFRTPSPPVPPAPLYPQPPVPLYPQPPCTPGPPVPPGPPVPPAPLYLQPPVPPASSVPPCLPYPSTSVPPAPLYPQPPVPPAPCTPAPPVPPGPPAPPAPCTLGPPVPPAACTPGPPVPPAPLYPQPPCTPGPLVPPAPLYPRPPSTPSPPVPPAACTPGPPVPPAPLYPRPPCTPSPPVPPAPLYPRPPCTPGPPVPPGPPVPPASLYPQPPCTPGPPVPPAPLYPQPPCIPRPSCTPGLPVPPAPLYTQPPVPPAPQYPQALLYPRPPCTPGPLVPPAPLYPRPPSTPGPAAPWT, encoded by the exons ATGTCCCCAGCCTCCTCCGTACCCCTAACCCCCCTGTACCCCCATCCCTTCCGTACCCCCAGCTTCCTCTGTGCCCCCATCCCCCCT CACCTCCGTACCCCCAGCCCCCCTGTACCCCCTGCCCCTCTGTACCCCCGGCCCCCCTGTACCCCAAGCCCCCTGTACCCCCAGTCCTTCCGTACCCCCAGCCCCCCTGTACCCCCGGCCCCCCTGTACCCCCAGCCCCCAGTCCCCCTATACCCCCAGCCCCCCTGTACCCCCGGCCCCCCTGTACCCCCAGGCCCTCCTGTACCCCCGGCCCCCCTGTACCTCCAGCCCCCTGTACCCCCAGCCTCCTCGGTACCCCCATGCCTTCCGTACCCCAGCACCTCCGTACCCCCAGCCCCCCTATACCCACAGCCCCCTGTACCCCCAGCCCCCTGTACCCCCGCGCCCCCTGTACCCCCCGGCCCCCCTGCACCCCCAGCCCCCTGTACCCTCGGCCCCCCTGTACCCCCAGCCGCCTGTACCCCCGGCCCCCCTGTACCCCCGGCCCCCTTGTACCCCCAGCCCCCCTGTACCCCCGGCCCCCTTGTACCCCCGGCCCCCTTGTACCCCCGGCCCCCCAGTACCCCCAGCCCCCCTGTACCCCCAGCCGCCTGTACCCCCGGCCCCCCAGTACCCCCGGCCCCCTTGTACCCCCGGCCCCCCTGTACCCCCAGCCCCCCTGTACCCCCGGCCCCCTTGTACCCCCGGCCCCCCTGTACCCCCGGCCCCCCTGTACCCCCAGGCCCTCCTGTACCCCCGGCCTCCCTGTACCCCCAGCCCCCTTGTACCCCCGGCCCCCCTGTACCCCCGGCCCCCCTGTACCCCCAGCCCCCCTGTATCCCCAGGCCCTCCTGTACCCCCGGCCTCCCTGTACCTCCAGCCCCCCTGTACACCCAGCCTCCAGTACCCCCAGCCCCCCAGTACCCCCAGGCCCTCCTGTACCCCCGGCCCCCCTGTACCCCCGGCCCCCTTGTACCCCCGGCCCCCCTGTACCCCCGGCCCCCCTCTACCCCCGGCCCCGCGGCGCCCTGGACATGA